The proteins below come from a single Oxyura jamaicensis isolate SHBP4307 breed ruddy duck chromosome 1, BPBGC_Ojam_1.0, whole genome shotgun sequence genomic window:
- the LOC118169628 gene encoding hemoglobin subunit rho, whose product MVHWTAEEKQLITGLWGKVNVEECGAEALARLLIVYPWTQRFFDNFGNLSSPTAIIGNPKVRAHGKKVLTSFGEAVKNLENLKATYSKLSELHCEKLHVDPENFRLLGDILIIVLAAHFTKDFTPACQATWQKLVGVVAHALAYKYH is encoded by the exons ATGGTGCACTGGACAGCCGAGGAGAAGCAGCTCATCACCGGCCTCTGGGGCAAGGTCAACGTGGAGGAATGTGGGGCTGAGGCCCTGGCCAG GCTGCTGATCGTCTACCCCTGGACCCAGAGGTTCTTTGATAATTTCGGGAACCTGTCCAGCCCCACTGCCATCATCGGTAACCCCAAGGTCCGTGCCCATGGCAAGAAGGTGCTCACCTCCTTCGGGGAAGCTGTGAAGAACCTGGAAAATCTCAAAGCAACCTACTCCAAGCTGTCTGAGCTGCACTGCGAGAAGCTGCACGTGGACCCCGAGAACTTCAGG ctcctgggagaCATCCTCATCATTGTCCTGGCCGCCCACTTCACCAAGGACTTCACCCCTGCCTGCCAGGCCACTTGGCAAAAGCTGGTCGGCGTGGTGGCCCACGCTCTGGCCTACAAGTACCACTGA
- the LOC118169606 gene encoding olfactory receptor 52R1-like, which yields MSSLNFTTPSHPPTFLLAGIPGLEKEQFWIAFPFCIMYTIAVLGNITLLIIIKTEPSLHEPMYLFLAMLAFTDLVLSTSTLPKMLGIFWLGSREIGFLSCLAQLFFIHTFSSVESGVFMAMALDRYFAICYPLRHSSILSVPVVVALGILVLVRGVLLVSPFCFLLHRMSFCQHHVISHSYCEHMAVVKLACGDTRVNVVYGLFVAFVVTGFDIALIFVSYTMILRVVMRLSSTDTQLKAFSTCASHACVILAFYVPALFTFLTHRFGQSIPPHVHIMVANLYLLVPPMLNPIIYGVRTKRLCDKMVLLFQQKGV from the coding sequence ATGTCATCCCTGAATTTTACCACCCCCTCCCATCCTCCTACTTTCCTCCTGGCTGGCATTCCTGGGCTGGAGAAGGAGCAGTTCTGGATTGCCTTCCCCTTCTGCATCATGTATACCATTGCTGTGCTGGGGAACATCACCCTTCTCATCATTATAAAGACAGAGCCAAGCCTGCATGAGCCCATGTACCTCTTCCTGGCCATGCTGGCCTTCACTGACCTGGTCCTCTCTACATCCACGCTTCCCAAAATGCTTGGCATCTTCTGGCTTGGCTCCAGGGAGATTGGGTTTCTCTCCTGTCTTGCTCAGTTGTTCTTCATCCACACCTTCTCGTCGGTGGAGTCAGGCGTGTTCATGGCCATGGCCTTGGATCGCTACTTTGCCATTTGCTACCCCCTGCGGCACTCCAGCATCCTCTCCGTGCCGGTGGTGGTGGCCCTTGGGATCCTGGTGCTGGTGCGTGGGGTCCTTCTGGTGAGTCCCTTCTGCTTCCTGCTCCACAGGATGTCCTTCTGCCAGCATCACGTTATCTCCCATTCCTACTGCGAGCATATGGCCGTGGTGAAGCTGGCGTGCGGGGACACCAGAGTCAATGTGGTTTATGGCCTCTTTGTGGCTTTTGTAGTGACAGGATTTGATATAGCCCTGATCTTTGTGTCCTACACAATGATCCTGCGGGTGGTAATGCGACTGTCATCCACGGACACACAGCTCAAGGCCTTTAGCACTTGTGCATCCCATGCCTGTGTCATCCTTGCATTTTATGTCCCTGCCCTCTTCACATTCCTCACCCACCGGTTTGGGCAGAGCATCCCTCCCCATGTCCATATAATGGTGGCCAACCTCTACCTGCTGGTGCCCCCCATGTTAAACCCCATCATCTACGGTGTGCGAACCAAGCGGCTCTGTGACAAGATGGTCCTCCTCTTCCAGCAGAAGGGAGTCTGA
- the LOC118160550 gene encoding olfactory receptor 51G2-like: protein MSRASMSPGNSSHALAFLLAGIPGMAHSHRWVFIPFGLMYLTAVLGNGIILLVVRAHHSLHEPMYYFLSMLATTDLGLTLSTLPTVLFVFWFHAREISFPVCLTQMFFIHVFSFMESSVLLAMAFDRYLAVCFPLRYSSILTGARIVKIGLGIVGRCTLTLLPLICLLTRLPFCRSHVLSHPYCLHQDMIQLACTDATLNSLYGLTLVSMVILDSLLIAFSYAMIIRTVLGITSREEQARALNTCVAHFCAVLIFYIPLAGLSIIHRYGKNAAPISHALMANVYLFVPPVLNPILYSMKNKAIRRGFLRLLCQRAAWPGHGWRH from the coding sequence ATGTCCAGGGCGAGCATGTCTCCAGGGAACAGCAGCCATGCCCTGGCTTTCCTGCTGGCAGGCATCCCCGGGATGGCTCATTCCCACCGCTGGGTTTTCATTCCTTTTGGTCTGATGTATCTGACTGCAGTGCTGGGCAATGGCATCATCCTGCTGGTTGTGAGAGCCCATCACAGCCTCCACGAGCCCATGTACTATTTCCTTTCGATGCTGGCCACCACAGACCTGGGCCTGACTCTGTCCACCCTGCCCACCGTGCTGTTTGTCTTTTGGTTCCACGCCAGAGAGATCAGCTTCCCAGTCTGCCTCACCCAGATGTTCTTCATCCACGTCTTCTCCTTCATGGAGTCCTCAGTGCTCCTGGCCATGGCCTTTGATCGCTACCTGGCCGTCTGCTTCCCGCTGAGGTACTCCTCCATCCTCACTGGGGCCAGGATTGTGAAGATTGGGCTGGGGATCGTTGGCCGATGCACTCTGACACTGCTTCCATTAATCTGCCTTCTTACGCGGCTGCCTTTCTGCAGGTCCCATGTGCTTTCTCACCCCTATTGCCTGCACCAGGACATGATACAGCTGGCATGCACAGACGCCACCTTGAACAGCCTGTATGGCTTAACTCTGGTGTCGATGGTGATCCTGGACTCGCTGCTCATCGCCTTCTCCTACGCCATGATCATTAGGACCGTGCTGGGCATCACCTCTAGAGAGGAGCAGGCCAGAGCCCTGAACACTTGTGTTGCTCACTTCTGTGCTGTCCTCATCTTCTACATCCCGTTGGCTGGCCTCTCCATTATACACCGGTACGGGAAGAACGCTGCACCCATTAGCCATGCTCTCATGGCCAATGTCTACCTTTTTGTCCCACCCGTGTTGAACCCCATTCTCTACAGCATGAAAAACAAGGCCATTCGCAGGGGCTTCCTCAGGCTCCTGTGCCAAAGAGCGGCCTGGCCTGGCCATGGCTGGAGGCATTAA
- the LOC118169611 gene encoding hemoglobin subunit beta isoform X2 gives MVHWTAEEKQLITGLWGKVNVADCGAEALARLLIVYPWTQRFFSSFGNLSSPTAILGNPMVRAHGKKVLTSFGDAVKNLDNIKNTFAQLSELHCDKLHVDPENFRLLGDILIIVLAAHFSKDFTPDCQAAWQKLVRVVAHALARKYH, from the exons ATGGTGCACTGGACAGCCGAGGAGAAGCAGCTCATCACCGGCCTCTGGGGCAAGGTCAATGTGGCCGACTGTGGTGCTGAGGCCCTGGCCAG GCTGCTGATCGTCTACCCCTGGACCCAGAGGTTCTTCTCTTCCTTCGGGAACCTGTCCAGCCCCACTGCCATCCTTGGCAACCCCATGGTCCGTGCCCATGGCAAGAAAGTGCTCACCTCCTTCGGAGATGCCGTGAAGAACCTGGACAACATCAAGAACACCTTCGCCCAGCTGTCCGAGCTGCACTGCGACAAGCTGCACGTGGACCCCGAGAACTTCAGG CTCCTGGGTGACATCCTCATCATCGTCCTGGCCGCCCACTTCAGCAAGGATTTCACTCCCGACTGCCAGGCTGCCTGGCAGAAGCTGGTCCGCGTGGTGGCCCACGCTCTGGCCCGCAAGTACCACTAA
- the LOC118169624 gene encoding hemoglobin subunit beta-like: protein MVHWTAEEKQLITGLWGKVNVADCGAEALARLLIVYPWTQRFFSSFGNLSSPTAILGNPMVRAHGKKVLTSFGEAVKNLDNIKKCFAQLSKLHCDKLHVDPENFRLLGDILIIVLASHFGKDFTPACQSAWQKMVRVVAHALAHEYH from the exons ATGGTGCACTGGACAGCCGAGGAGAAGCAGCTCATCACCGGCCTCTGGGGCAAGGTCAATGTGGCCGACTGTGGTGCCGAGGCCCTGGCCAG GCTGCTGATCGTCTATCCCTGGACCCAGAGGTTCTTCTCTTCCTTCGGGAACCTGTCCAGCCCCACCGCCATCCTTGGCAACCCCATGGTCCGTGCCCATGGCAAGAAAGTGCTCACCTCCTTTGGGGAAGCTGTGAAGAACCTGGACAACATCAAGAAGTGTTTTGCTCAGCTGAGCAAACTTCACTGTGACAAGCTGCACGTGGACCCCGAGAACTTCAGG CTCCTGGGTGACATCCTCATCATCGTCTTGGCTTCACACTTCGGCAAGGATTTCACCCCGGCCTGCCAGTCCGCCTGGCAGAAGATGGTCCGTGTGGTGGCCCATGCTCTGGCTCACGAGTACCACTGA
- the LOC118169598 gene encoding olfactory receptor 51E2-like, giving the protein MPFPNSSDLSPSSFILASIPGLEAAHFWVAIPLCSVYIMAVAGNCAVLFIVKTEPSLHVPMYFFLCMLAAIDLALSTSTVPRVLAFYWFNTREISFSACLIQMFFIHTLSAIESTILLAMAVDRYVAICHPLRHAAILTNATTVKIGLAAMARGVLFFLPLPLLLLPLPFCSSRVLSHSFCLHQDVMNLACANTTPSVVYGLTAILLVMGLDALLICLSYLLILKSVLRLASWRERLKVFSTCIAHICVVLAFYVPLIGLSVVHRFGKDLAPLVHIIMGNMYILVPAMLNPIIYGVRTKQIQRRILNLIHIYNNRTAQ; this is encoded by the coding sequence ATGCCCTTCCCCAACAGCTCTGACCTCAGCCCATCCTCCTTCATCTTGGCCAGCAtcccagggctggaggctgcccaTTTCTGGGTGGCGATCCCTCTGTGCTCCGTGTACATCATGGCAGTAGCAGGCAACTGCGCAGTGCTGTTCATCGTGAAGACGGAGCCCAGCCTGCATGTTCCCatgtatttcttcctctgcatgcTGGCTGCCATCGACCTGGCCTTGTCCACATCCACAGTACCACGAGTCCTTGCCTTCTACTGGTTCAACACCAGGGAGATCAGCTTCAGTGCCTGCCTCATCCAGATGTTCTTCATACACACCCTCTCGGCCATTGAGTCCACCATCCTCCTGGCCATGGCTGTGGACCGGTATGTGGCAATCTGCCACCCACTGAGACATGCTGCCATCCTCACCAATGCCACAACAGTGAAAATAGGGCTGGCAGCCATGGCCAGAGGAGTCCTCTTCTTCTTGCCCTTGCCtttgctcctcctgccccttcccttctGTAGCTCACGGGTGCTGTCACACTCCTTCTGCCTGCACCAGGACGTGATGAACCTGGCCTGCGCCAACACTACTCCCAGTGTGGTGTATGGCCTTACCGCCATCCTGCTGGTCATGGGGCTGGACGCCCTCCTCATCTGCCTCTCCTACCTCCTGATCCTCAAGTCTGTCTTGCGGTTGGCTTCATGGAGGGAGAGGCTCAAGGTGTTCAGCACCTGCATTGCCCATATCTGCGTGGTCCTGGCCTTCTACGTGCCGCTGATTGGGCTGTCCGTGGTGCACAGGTTTGGGAAGGACCTGGCTCCACTTGTCCATATCATCATGGGGAACATGTACATCCTGGTGCCTGCCATGCTCAACCCCATCATCTATGGGGTGAGGACCAAACAGATACAAAGGAGAATCCTGAATTTAATTCACATCTACAACAATAGAACTGCCCAGTGA
- the LOC118169611 gene encoding hemoglobin subunit epsilon isoform X1: protein MAPQRGAGRSCRQRIKAPRGLQLRYKVPGPCPPAATRYPPPDTMVHWTAEEKQLITSIWSKVNVEECGAEALARLLIVYPWTQRFFSSFGNLSSPTAIVGNPKVRAHGRKVLSSFGEAVKNLDNIKNTYAKLSELHCEKLHVDPENFRLLGDILIIVLASHFARDFTPACQFAWQKLVSVVAHALARKYH from the exons ATGGCCCCGCAGCGCGGGGCGGGGAGGAGCTGCCGGCAGCGGATAAAAGCCCCCAGGGGTCTGCAGCTCCGCTACAAGGTCCCAGGTCCgtgtcctcctgcagccacacGCTACCCTCCGCCCGACACCATGGTGCACTGGACAGCCGAGGAGAAGCAGCTCATCACCAGCATCTGGAGCAAGGTCAACGTGGAGGAATGCGGGGCTGAGGCCCTGGCCAG gctgctgatTGTCTACCCCTGGACCCAGAGGTTCTTCTCTTCCTTCGGGAACCTGTCCAGCCCCACCGCCATCGTCGGTAACCCCAAGGTCCGTGCCCATGGCAGGAAAGTGCTCAGCTCCTTTGGAGAAGCCGTGAAGAACCTGGACAACATCAAGAACACCTACGCCAAGCTGTCTGAGCTGCACTGTGAGAAGCTGCACGTGGACCCCGAGAACTTCAGG ctcctcggAGACATCCTAATCATCGTCCTGGCCTCCCACTTCGCCAGGGATTTCACCCCCGCTTGCCAGTTTGCCTGGCAAAAGCTGGTCAGCGTCGTGGCTCACGCGCTGGCCCGCAAGTACCACTGA
- the LOC118169611 gene encoding hemoglobin subunit epsilon isoform X3: MVHWTAEEKQLITGLWGKVNVADCGAEALARLLIVYPWTQRFFSSFGNLSSPTAIVGNPKVRAHGRKVLSSFGEAVKNLDNIKNTYAKLSELHCEKLHVDPENFRLLGDILIIVLASHFARDFTPACQFAWQKLVSVVAHALARKYH, encoded by the exons ATGGTGCACTGGACAGCCGAGGAGAAGCAGCTCATCACCGGCCTCTGGGGCAAGGTCAATGTGGCCGACTGTGGTGCTGAGGCCCTGGCCAG gctgctgatTGTCTACCCCTGGACCCAGAGGTTCTTCTCTTCCTTCGGGAACCTGTCCAGCCCCACCGCCATCGTCGGTAACCCCAAGGTCCGTGCCCATGGCAGGAAAGTGCTCAGCTCCTTTGGAGAAGCCGTGAAGAACCTGGACAACATCAAGAACACCTACGCCAAGCTGTCTGAGCTGCACTGTGAGAAGCTGCACGTGGACCCCGAGAACTTCAGG ctcctcggAGACATCCTAATCATCGTCCTGGCCTCCCACTTCGCCAGGGATTTCACCCCCGCTTGCCAGTTTGCCTGGCAAAAGCTGGTCAGCGTCGTGGCTCACGCGCTGGCCCGCAAGTACCACTGA